The Devosia sp. MC521 genome has a segment encoding these proteins:
- a CDS encoding YqgE/AlgH family protein: MNSLEGHFLIAMPDMDDENFTESVIFVVGHGDEGAMGLVVNQPLETMTFADVLDELDLSAPQSTKRLPDSNGERIVLRGGPVEKGRGFVLHTGDYTSGNTYKVNDGVGLTATLDVMRAMAYGPAPQRSLFALGCCGWSPGQLEDEIAANGWLTIPYDRALLFDVPPEKRYQHALDSLRITPASLSSAVGHG, from the coding sequence ATGAATTCGCTCGAAGGTCACTTCCTCATCGCCATGCCTGACATGGACGATGAAAATTTTACGGAAAGCGTCATCTTTGTCGTCGGACACGGCGACGAGGGCGCGATGGGGCTCGTGGTCAACCAACCACTTGAGACCATGACCTTTGCTGACGTGCTCGACGAATTGGACCTGAGCGCCCCGCAATCGACCAAGCGCCTGCCAGACTCAAACGGCGAGCGCATTGTCCTGCGTGGCGGACCGGTCGAAAAGGGACGCGGGTTTGTGCTGCACACCGGCGATTACACCAGCGGCAATACCTATAAGGTGAACGATGGCGTTGGGCTAACGGCAACCTTGGATGTGATGCGCGCCATGGCCTATGGCCCGGCTCCGCAGCGCTCGCTGTTTGCTCTGGGGTGTTGCGGCTGGAGCCCCGGCCAATTGGAAGATGAAATCGCCGCCAATGGCTGGCTGACCATTCCCTATGACCGGGCTCTGCTATTCGATGTCCCACCAGAAAAGCGCTATCAGCAC
- a CDS encoding protein-disulfide reductase DsbD domain-containing protein codes for MRSIVSLIFLLSAAPVIGAETPWVEIAPAVEVRLISDGNVDSEGKTWAGLELKMPPTTNTYWRVPGQAGFAAQFDFGKSEGVTDVAVHWPYPERKRIGSLLDYVYHGDVILPFEVDVSDPSGTLKLDAVLGICEEICIPAQVNFELDLNTHQADRANASRLKQALADVPIAWDQDSPAYGALGLNADGKSVWVRDLSAEIDPDSVIIDMGPSGPVFGAPQKSLGEPLVLLPILNKTDNSALEGQTVEITFMTDQGAYAVRGMIEPATD; via the coding sequence ATGCGCTCAATTGTTTCCCTCATTTTTTTACTGTCAGCCGCGCCAGTTATTGGCGCAGAGACCCCTTGGGTCGAGATCGCGCCTGCGGTTGAAGTGCGTCTCATTAGCGATGGGAATGTTGATTCTGAGGGTAAGACTTGGGCCGGTTTAGAGCTGAAAATGCCGCCGACCACGAACACCTATTGGCGCGTTCCAGGGCAGGCGGGTTTTGCCGCGCAGTTTGATTTTGGGAAAAGTGAGGGGGTTACGGACGTCGCCGTCCACTGGCCCTATCCAGAGCGCAAACGCATCGGCAGCCTTCTCGATTATGTGTATCACGGTGACGTCATCCTCCCCTTTGAGGTGGATGTGTCCGACCCGTCGGGCACCCTCAAGCTCGATGCCGTTCTCGGTATCTGCGAAGAAATTTGCATTCCCGCGCAAGTTAATTTTGAGCTCGACCTTAATACGCATCAAGCTGACCGCGCCAATGCTTCACGCCTGAAGCAGGCCTTGGCAGATGTCCCAATCGCGTGGGACCAAGACAGTCCTGCCTATGGGGCATTGGGTTTGAACGCAGATGGCAAGAGCGTCTGGGTTCGCGACCTCTCAGCAGAAATCGATCCGGACAGCGTCATCATCGATATGGGCCCCTCCGGTCCAGTATTTGGTGCGCCGCAAAAAAGCCTTGGGGAGCCCCTAGTCCTGCTTCCCATATTGAACAAAACCGACAATAGTGCCTTGGAAGGTCAGACTGTGGAGATCACATTCATGACCGATCAGGGAGCCTATGCGGTTCGCGGGATGATTGAGCCAGCCACCGACTAA
- a CDS encoding peroxiredoxin, with protein sequence MIERGNPIPSVGIKLVTAEGTTDVDSAAALGEGLVVLFSVPGAFTPTCHVNHLPGFLANAEKLRAAGVTKIVCAAANDAHVMKAWAEASNALNEITFIADGNADFASALGLDRDFSAFGMGHRYARAAMIIRDGVVDAVFVEDAPGVNASGAPAILTALNAA encoded by the coding sequence ATGATTGAACGCGGCAATCCGATCCCTTCAGTTGGGATCAAGTTGGTAACGGCAGAAGGCACCACCGATGTCGATAGCGCTGCAGCGCTCGGCGAAGGCTTGGTCGTTCTGTTCTCAGTCCCCGGTGCATTTACCCCAACCTGCCACGTCAATCATCTGCCCGGCTTCCTTGCCAATGCTGAAAAGCTTCGCGCGGCCGGTGTGACCAAGATTGTTTGCGCCGCAGCCAATGATGCTCATGTCATGAAGGCTTGGGCCGAAGCGTCCAACGCGCTCAATGAAATTACCTTCATCGCCGATGGCAATGCGGACTTTGCGAGCGCTCTCGGGCTTGATCGCGATTTCAGCGCCTTTGGCATGGGTCATCGCTATGCGCGCGCCGCTATGATTATTCGCGATGGTGTCGTTGATGCCGTGTTTGTCGAGGATGCGCCTGGCGTTAATGCCAGCGGTGCCCCGGCTATTTTAACTGCGCTCAACGCAGCCTGA
- the gcvPB gene encoding aminomethyl-transferring glycine dehydrogenase subunit GcvPB encodes MSMNTQGRPTGVGTASTGASGSALLPDEPLLFEIGDTEHSGVDLPDVEITNGRLGGFERKTKLDLAGLTEPEAMRHYVRLSRLNHSIDSGMYPLGSCTMKHNPRLNEKTARLPGFSDIHPLQPVSTVQGALELMNELSHWLMTLTNTAAVALSPKAGAHGELLGMMAIKAAQDAKGESHRNVVLVPESAHGTNPATAAFLGYTVKPVPAKADGTVDVEAVKTAIAPDVAAIMLTNPNTCGLFEPQVIEIAKAIHDAGAYFYCDGANFNAIMGVVRPGDLGIDAMHINLHKTFSTPHGGGGPGAGPVVLSEALAPFAPVPFVRKGAQGLELVEHVENQALGRVTAFHGQMGMYVRALTYMLSHGADGLAQAAEDAVLNANYVKARLQHLFSVPFPDYPTMHEALFNDSFLKDTGVTTLDFAKALIDEGFHPMTMYFPLVVHGAMLIEPTESESKQTLDRFCDVMAELATEAKSGNAARFTGAPMKAPRRRLDETRAARQPILKWERAAEMPKAAE; translated from the coding sequence ATGAGCATGAATACGCAAGGCCGCCCGACCGGTGTGGGCACTGCCAGTACTGGCGCATCAGGTTCGGCACTGCTGCCCGATGAGCCGCTGCTGTTTGAAATTGGCGATACCGAACATTCCGGCGTTGATCTGCCTGATGTTGAAATCACTAACGGGCGTCTGGGCGGGTTTGAACGCAAAACCAAGCTCGATCTCGCGGGGCTGACTGAACCGGAAGCCATGCGCCATTATGTGCGCCTGTCGCGGCTCAATCACTCGATCGATAGCGGCATGTACCCGCTCGGCTCATGCACGATGAAGCACAATCCGCGGCTGAACGAAAAGACAGCACGCTTGCCGGGCTTTTCGGACATTCACCCGCTGCAACCTGTCTCGACGGTTCAGGGCGCGCTGGAACTAATGAATGAACTCAGCCACTGGCTGATGACCTTGACCAACACGGCCGCTGTCGCGCTATCGCCCAAGGCGGGTGCGCATGGCGAACTCCTGGGCATGATGGCCATCAAGGCTGCGCAGGACGCCAAGGGCGAAAGCCACCGGAACGTCGTTCTGGTTCCGGAAAGTGCGCATGGCACCAATCCGGCCACGGCGGCCTTCCTCGGCTATACGGTTAAGCCAGTGCCAGCCAAGGCAGACGGCACCGTAGACGTGGAAGCGGTGAAGACTGCAATTGCGCCAGACGTCGCTGCGATCATGCTGACCAACCCCAATACCTGCGGGCTGTTCGAGCCGCAGGTGATCGAGATCGCCAAGGCGATCCACGATGCAGGGGCGTATTTCTACTGTGATGGCGCGAACTTTAACGCCATTATGGGCGTGGTGCGTCCGGGCGATCTCGGCATCGACGCCATGCACATCAACTTGCACAAGACCTTCTCGACGCCACATGGCGGGGGCGGACCGGGCGCAGGCCCTGTGGTCCTGTCCGAAGCGCTGGCGCCTTTCGCACCCGTGCCGTTTGTCCGCAAGGGCGCTCAGGGGCTGGAACTGGTCGAGCATGTCGAGAACCAAGCTCTGGGCCGCGTAACGGCCTTCCACGGGCAGATGGGCATGTATGTGCGGGCGCTGACCTATATGCTCAGCCATGGCGCTGACGGACTGGCGCAGGCGGCAGAAGACGCTGTCCTCAACGCGAACTACGTCAAGGCGCGGCTTCAGCATCTGTTCTCGGTGCCCTTCCCGGACTACCCGACGATGCACGAAGCCCTGTTTAACGACAGCTTCCTCAAGGACACCGGCGTCACCACGCTCGATTTTGCCAAGGCACTGATCGACGAGGGCTTCCACCCAATGACCATGTACTTCCCTCTGGTTGTGCACGGGGCGATGCTGATCGAGCCGACAGAAAGCGAAAGCAAGCAGACCTTGGACCGCTTCTGCGATGTCATGGCGGAGCTGGCCACCGAGGCAAAATCTGGCAATGCCGCTCGATTCACCGGCGCACCGATGAAGGCACCGCGTCGACGTCTCGATGAAACGCGTGCGGCGCGTCAGCCGATCCTCAAGTGGGAACGAGCAGCCGAAATGCCAAAGGCCGCTGAATAA
- the gcvPA gene encoding aminomethyl-transferring glycine dehydrogenase subunit GcvPA encodes MRYLPHSAHERADMLGTIGAANVEALFSAVPNSALKSFTLDLPAHSPEFLVEAHMRALANKNHAAGNGPFFVGAGAYRHHIPATVDHLIQRSEWLTAYTPYQPEISQGTLQMLFEFQTQVAKITGMDVANASLYDGSTGTAEAVLMARRITRKNRVLLSGGLHPHYRDVVKAYLKDDPDLVCLSPSPEGQGDILEQIDGNTAAIVIQTPDFYGHLRNLKAAADAAHAFGALLIVVVTEVVSLGLLEAPGALGADIVVCEGQSIGNALNFGGPYLGLMACKKEYIRQMPGRLCGETVDADGNRGFVLTLSTREQHIRREKATSNICTNSGLCALAFSIHMALLGEAGFVRLARLNHANAIKLADALASVTGVSVLNKTFFNEMTIRTGKPADQVVEALARKGILAGVPASRLLPNDPDVENLIILAATELTTESDIAALTAALSEVLA; translated from the coding sequence ATGCGATATCTTCCCCACTCTGCCCACGAACGTGCCGACATGCTCGGCACCATTGGCGCGGCCAATGTTGAGGCGCTGTTCAGCGCCGTGCCAAACTCCGCACTCAAGAGTTTCACCCTTGATCTGCCAGCCCATAGTCCTGAGTTCCTGGTTGAAGCGCATATGCGGGCGCTGGCGAACAAGAACCATGCTGCAGGCAATGGACCATTCTTCGTTGGCGCTGGCGCTTACCGGCACCATATTCCAGCGACCGTGGACCACCTTATCCAGCGTTCAGAATGGCTGACGGCCTATACGCCTTATCAGCCGGAAATCTCGCAGGGCACATTGCAGATGCTCTTCGAATTCCAGACGCAGGTGGCCAAGATCACCGGCATGGATGTGGCCAACGCTTCGCTCTATGACGGATCGACCGGAACAGCCGAAGCGGTGCTGATGGCGCGCCGCATCACCCGCAAAAACCGCGTTCTGCTCTCGGGCGGCCTCCATCCGCATTATCGCGATGTGGTAAAAGCCTATCTCAAGGATGATCCCGATCTCGTCTGCCTCTCCCCTTCCCCCGAGGGACAGGGAGACATTCTGGAGCAGATCGACGGCAACACTGCCGCCATCGTCATCCAGACCCCGGATTTCTATGGCCACCTGCGCAATCTTAAAGCCGCAGCGGACGCCGCTCACGCTTTTGGGGCGCTGCTCATTGTGGTTGTCACTGAAGTCGTGTCCTTGGGCCTTCTCGAGGCTCCTGGTGCGCTTGGGGCAGACATTGTCGTGTGCGAAGGGCAATCGATTGGCAACGCTCTGAACTTTGGCGGACCGTACCTCGGGCTGATGGCCTGCAAGAAGGAATACATCCGGCAAATGCCTGGACGTTTGTGCGGTGAGACGGTCGATGCCGACGGGAACCGCGGATTTGTGCTGACCCTTTCGACCCGCGAGCAGCATATCCGCCGCGAAAAGGCGACGAGCAATATCTGCACCAACTCGGGGCTCTGTGCCCTCGCCTTCTCCATCCACATGGCACTGCTCGGCGAAGCGGGCTTTGTGCGCCTCGCGCGGCTCAACCACGCGAACGCCATCAAGCTTGCCGACGCACTGGCGAGCGTTACGGGCGTCAGCGTTTTGAACAAAACGTTCTTTAATGAAATGACCATCCGCACGGGCAAGCCTGCTGATCAGGTGGTGGAAGCACTGGCGCGCAAGGGCATTTTGGCTGGGGTTCCGGCAAGCCGCCTGCTGCCAAACGATCCAGACGTTGAAAACCTCATCATCCTCGCTGCAACCGAGCTGACAACGGAGAGCGATATTGCAGCCCTGACAGCGGCGCTTTCGGAGGTATTGGCATGA
- the gcvH gene encoding glycine cleavage system protein GcvH, giving the protein MTTKFTQDHEYIRVEGTTGVVGITPYAQDALGDIVFVELPSVGKVLKKGDEAAVVESVKAASEIYAPVAGTVTEVNEALSGEPGLINTDPENAGWIYKIEIADAGELDGLLDAAAYADMTK; this is encoded by the coding sequence ATGACCACCAAGTTTACCCAGGACCACGAATATATCCGCGTTGAAGGCACCACGGGCGTTGTCGGCATCACGCCATACGCTCAAGACGCGCTTGGCGACATTGTTTTCGTCGAGCTGCCAAGCGTCGGCAAAGTCCTCAAGAAGGGCGATGAAGCAGCCGTGGTTGAATCGGTCAAAGCGGCATCGGAAATCTACGCTCCAGTTGCGGGCACCGTTACCGAAGTCAATGAAGCGCTGAGCGGCGAGCCAGGCTTGATCAACACCGATCCGGAAAATGCCGGTTGGATCTACAAGATCGAGATCGCCGATGCCGGCGAGCTGGATGGCTTGCTCGATGCCGCTGCCTACGCAGATATGACGAAGTAA